The Buteo buteo chromosome 3, bButBut1.hap1.1, whole genome shotgun sequence genome has a window encoding:
- the LOC142029593 gene encoding uncharacterized protein LOC142029593 — MPVPGSDAGADARFGCPVGMPVRVPVPVPMPDSGPGWDAGWDAGSDAGAGAGAGAGAVPQCRCGGLAGPAPPGRGPAPCGYNGPGRRRDGLPQRRGPGPAAPDPAGPDPGPRPAAMAPARRAPTLAMVVLLVLAAATADEPASTLDVALSAEGQTPEPVSPAKLEASGESDLTTSAQRLGKGLTSVSFEGAERSPTDDGTRESLSSDSSSLDSLNSGSFGVDTLAGEARGGPVVDVPAQSNESEEGVDRDVDSEESLASQGI; from the exons ATGCCGGTGCCCGGTTCGGATGCCGGTGCCGATGCCCGGTTCGGATGCCCGGTTGGGATGCCGGTTcgggtgccggtgccggtgccgatGCCCGATTCGGGTCCCGGTTGGGATGCCGGTTGGGATGCCGGTTCGGacgccggtgccggtgccggtgccggtgccggtgccgtcCCGCAGTGCCGGTGCGGCGGATTGGCTGGCCCGGCGCCACCTGGCCGCGGCCCAGCCCCCTGCGGCTATAACGGCCCCGGGCGGCGCCGGGACGGGCTCCCGCAGCGCCGCGGACCCGGACCCGCCGCACCGGACCCCGCCGGACCCGACCCCGGACCCCGACCCGCAGCCATGGCCCCGGCCCGCCG GGCCCCGACACTGGCCATGGTGGTCCTCCTGGTCCTGGCCGCCGCGACGGCGGATG AGCCCGCGAGCACCCTGGACGTGGCCCTTTCTGCAGAAGGACAGACACCAG AGCCCGTCAGCCCGGCCAAGCTGGAGGCCTCCGGAGAGA gTGATCTCACCACCTCGGCACAGCGCCTGGGCAAAG GTCTGACCTCCGTCAGCTTCGAGGGTGCGGAGCGGTCGCCCACCGACGATGGGACGCGCGAGTCCCTCAGCAGCGACTCCTCCAGCCTCGACTCCCTCAACAGCGGCTCCTTCGGCGTGGACACCCTCGCCGGGGAAGCCCGGGGCG gTCCCGTCGTGGATGTCCCAGCCCAGTCCAACGAGTCGGAGGAGG GAGTGGACCGCGACGTGGACTCGGAGGAGTCGCTGGCATCCCAAG GGATCTGA